AGGCCTGATCTGATGCCCATAAAACCTTAGCGACGGGGATGCCCGCCGCTATCAGTCAGGAAGGAAGTAAGAGGATATCTGGTAGCGGGGGAGGGATTTGAACCCCCGACAACGCGGGTATGAACCGCGTGCTCTAACCACTGAGCTACCCCGCCACTCAATCGCTACTTGCGCTTTCGCTTCTTCTTCTTCGCCTTCTTACGACGAGCCTCTTCCTCTTCCAGCCGCTTCGCTTCGATCTCCCGCTGAATATTGCGCGAGACCTGCTCATCGAACTCGCGAAGAGGGGCTCGATCGAATGCAGCCAATGCCTTGTAGTCAACGTTGTACTTGCTCATAACCAGCCTCCAGGACGGATAGAATAGCGATCTTGCGCCCCGGAGTCAACCGCTTTCTAGGGCCGGGTGTGAGCGAAACCGAGTGCGGCGCTCAAAGCTCTTGCGCTATCCGGCCGGTTCCTCAACTGCCGGCCCGGACAACTGCAGGAAACGCTGGACATGGGCGTTCTTCATCAGGCCTGCGCGCATCTCACGCATGAGGGCGAGGGTTTTCTGTTCCTTCATCATCTGTGCGATGCCGTCCTTCACTTCCTCGAAGGGCGCGGTGCGTTCGTTCTGGCGATCTTCGCGCTTGACGATATTGTACAGGCCCTGGAACAGCACAACCGGGCTGATGTCGCCATCCTGCTCGAGCGCCATGGCTGCCTGCATGAGGGGGCTGCCATCGTCGGTACGGTAGCCGATTTCTCCGCCAGTTTTCATGGTATACGGGTTGATGTTGAACTCCCGCGCCGCGTCACCCCAGGTCTTCTCGCCGGAAGCGATCATCTGCCGGACCTTCTCGGCCTGCTCTTTGGTCTTCAGGGAAATGACGCTGATCTTCACCCGGGTCGGCTCCCGAAACTGGTCCCGGTTCTTCTCGTAGAACGCGCTGACGTCAGCTGCGGAGACCGTGGCCTGCCCCTCCACCATCTTGCGCAGGAGAACCTGGGTGCGCATTCGGGCCCGGAGGTTGGGGATGGTC
Above is a window of Armatimonadota bacterium DNA encoding:
- a CDS encoding peptidyl-prolyl cis-trans isomerase, with protein sequence MIRTLTMLALALTLLVPAFAVDPVAQVNTEPITEKQFQDTLVEWYGKQVLDEMIQALVIEQAARNAKVTATDEEIDKELLAMQTSMDTGAQAGQCEPFQVWLATRRMTIPNLRARMRTQVLLRKMVEGQATVSAADVSAFYEKNRDQFREPTRVKISVISLKTKEQAEKVRQMIASGEKTWGDAAREFNINPYTMKTGGEIGYRTDDGSPLMQAAMALEQDGDISPVVLFQGLYNIVKREDRQNERTAPFEEVKDGIAQMMKEQKTLALMREMRAGLMKNAHVQRFLQLSGPAVEEPAG